A genomic stretch from Microcebus murinus isolate Inina chromosome 19, M.murinus_Inina_mat1.0, whole genome shotgun sequence includes:
- the ZCWPW1 gene encoding zinc finger CW-type PWWP domain protein 1 isoform X3 translates to MMTTLQNKEECGKRPKKIFAPPVQKLHSLILCSTNSPKEETLGISSPETETRPHLPKARLEKKEEKATTENGPSSGQKKKGKAQDNKQVEKKAKEKSSISNEEFEEIVQIVLRKSLQECLGMGSGFDFAETSCAQPIVCTQSDKEPAITASATDNDTADREKVMVPHTPEIPASQDNDVVSAISTSKLGQPDLAPSGKKFNRLPLSKRKKEAQDEKMEKVQGGHEHRQKDQRKKMVQDHSHIRNQQKRKQSGFGQCLIWVQCSSPNCEKWRRLRGNIDPAVLPDNWSCDQNTDLEYNSCDIPEETWTGHESDIAYASYIPGSIIWAKQYGYPWWPGMVESDPDLGEYFLFASHLDSLPSKYHVTFFGETVSRAWIPVNMLKNFQELSLELAGVKKCRNKDCSQKLGAALIMAQEAEQISIQERVNLFGFRSRYNGSDSSGEGKDLMLSGTNSPDSCLEKEEEEEESEVEEEEEEEKKDPTLSGPKSIKTQTKKPKPRGMANGQGGTLKRKTVKRSLGSESTAPPASITGKKEGHGNSDSDKLGPKKKFKTPEIKASATSLSEEIESRMVPQGLSPPARVRACASARKEGPRFQESLTQEVGSVPHEDEASSDLDLELLMEDIGKEREQRGEPQHRDDEEEFTVAFFEE, encoded by the exons atgatgacaacactgcagaATAAGGAAG AATGTGGAAAGAGACCAAAGAAAATCTTTGCTCCACCTGTACAAAAATTGCATAGCCTGATACTTTGTAGCACTAACTCACCCAAGGAGGAGACCCTGGGGATTAGTTCACCAGAGACAGAGACCAGGCCACACCTGCCAAAGGCTAGGttagagaagaaggaagagaaagcaacCACAGAGAATGGTCCAAGCAGTggccagaagaaaaaaggaaaggctcAAGACAACAAGCAAgtagagaagaaagcaaag GAAAAATCAAGTATTTCCAATGAGGAATTTGAGGAGATTGTCCAGATTGTGCTGCGGAAGTCCCTCCAGGAGTGCTTGG GGATGGGATCTGGCTTTGATTTTGCAGAGACTTCCTGTGCCCAGCCCATAGTATGTACCCAGTCAGACAAGGAGCCAGCCATCACTGCTTCTGCTACTGATAATGATACTGCTGATAG aGAGAAGGTAATGGTACCTCATACTCCAGAGATTCCAGCCTCTCAGGACAATGATGTTGTCTCTGCAATAAGCACATCTAAGTTAGGCCAGCCAGATCTTGCACCCTCTGGGAAGAAATTCAATAGACTCCctttaagcaaaagaaagaaggaagctc aagatgagaaaatggagaaagtCCAAGGTGGACATGAGCATAGACAGAAAGACCAACGGAAGAAAATGGTTCAGGATCATTCTCACATCAGGAAccagcaaaaaagaaagcaaagtggTTTTG gGCAATGTCTGATCTGGGTCCAGTGTTCCTCCCCAAACTGTGAGAAATGGAGGAGGCTGCGTGGGAACATTGACCCCGCAGTTCTCCCAGATAATTGGTCCTGTGATCAGAATACAG ACTTGGAGTATAATAGCTGTGATATTCCTGAGGAGACCTGGACAGGACATGAGAGTGATATAGCCTATGCCTCCTACATCCCAGGATCCATCATCTGGGCCAAGCAATATGGTTATCCCTG gtggccaggcatggtagaaTCTGATCCTGACCTGggggaatattttctttttgcttcccaTCTTGATTCCCTGCCG TCTAAGTACCATGTGACATTTTTTGGAGAAACAGTTTCTCGTGCTTGGATCCCAGTCAACATGTTAAAGAACTTCCAGGAGCTGTCCCTGGAGCTAGCTGGAGTG AAAAAATGCAGGAACAAAGACTGCAGCCAGAAACTGGGGGCGGCCCTAATTATGGCTCAAGAGGCAGAACAGATCAGCATTCAG GAGCGGGTTAACTTGTTTGGTTTCCGGAGCCGATACAACGGGTCTGACAGTAGTGGGGAAGGAAAAG ACTTAATGCTTTCTGGAACTAATAGCCCAGATTCCTGcttggagaaagaagaggaggaggaagagtcagaggtagaagaagaggaggaggaagagaaaaaa GACCCAACTTTGTCTGGTCCCAAGTCAAtcaaaacacagacaaaaaaaccCAAGCCAAGAG GCATGGCAAATGGACAAGGTGGGACCTTGAAACGGAAGACAGTGAAGAGATCTCTGGGCAGTGAATCCACAGCTCCTCCTGCATCCatcacaggaaagaaagaaggccaCGGGAATTCAGATTCTGACAAGCTAG GCcctaagaaaaaatttaaaactcctgAAATCAAGGCCTCAGCAACCAGCTTATCTGAGGAAATAGAAAGCAGAATGGTGCCACAGGGCCTGAGCCCCCCAGCTCGTGTCAGGGCCTGTGCCTCAGCCAGGAAGGAAGGGCCTAGATTCCAGGAATCACTGACTCAGGAGGTTGGAAGTGTCCCCCACGAAGATGAAGCCTCCAGTGACCTGGACCTGGAGCTACTCATGGAAGATATTGGAAAAGAGCgagagcagagaggagagccACAGCACAGAGACGACGAAGAGGAGTTCACTGTGGCCTTCTTTGAGGAATAG
- the ZCWPW1 gene encoding zinc finger CW-type PWWP domain protein 1 isoform X2, with protein sequence MMTTLQNKEECGKRPKKIFAPPVQKLHSLILCSTNSPKEETLGISSPETETRPHLPKARLEKKEEKATTENGPSSGQKKKGKAQDNKQVEKKAKEKSSISNEEFEEIVQIVLRKSLQECLGMGSGFDFAETSCAQPIVCTQSDKEPAITASATDNDTADREKVMVPHTPEIPASQDNDVVSAISTSKLGQPDLAPSGKKFNRLPLSKRKKEAHEKMEKVQGGHEHRQKDQRKKMVQDHSHIRNQQKRKQSGFGQCLIWVQCSSPNCEKWRRLRGNIDPAVLPDNWSCDQNTDLEYNSCDIPEETWTGHESDIAYASYIPGSIIWAKQYGYPWWPGMVESDPDLGEYFLFASHLDSLPSKYHVTFFGETVSRAWIPVNMLKNFQELSLELAGVKKCRNKDCSQKLGAALIMAQEAEQISIQERVNLFGFRSRYNGSDSSGEGKDLMLSGTNSPDSCLEKEEEEEESEVEEEEEEEKKDPTLSGPKSIKTQTKKPKPRGSGGDAGMANGQGGTLKRKTVKRSLGSESTAPPASITGKKEGHGNSDSDKLGPKKKFKTPEIKASATSLSEEIESRMVPQGLSPPARVRACASARKEGPRFQESLTQEVGSVPHEDEASSDLDLELLMEDIGKEREQRGEPQHRDDEEEFTVAFFEE encoded by the exons atgatgacaacactgcagaATAAGGAAG AATGTGGAAAGAGACCAAAGAAAATCTTTGCTCCACCTGTACAAAAATTGCATAGCCTGATACTTTGTAGCACTAACTCACCCAAGGAGGAGACCCTGGGGATTAGTTCACCAGAGACAGAGACCAGGCCACACCTGCCAAAGGCTAGGttagagaagaaggaagagaaagcaacCACAGAGAATGGTCCAAGCAGTggccagaagaaaaaaggaaaggctcAAGACAACAAGCAAgtagagaagaaagcaaag GAAAAATCAAGTATTTCCAATGAGGAATTTGAGGAGATTGTCCAGATTGTGCTGCGGAAGTCCCTCCAGGAGTGCTTGG GGATGGGATCTGGCTTTGATTTTGCAGAGACTTCCTGTGCCCAGCCCATAGTATGTACCCAGTCAGACAAGGAGCCAGCCATCACTGCTTCTGCTACTGATAATGATACTGCTGATAG aGAGAAGGTAATGGTACCTCATACTCCAGAGATTCCAGCCTCTCAGGACAATGATGTTGTCTCTGCAATAAGCACATCTAAGTTAGGCCAGCCAGATCTTGCACCCTCTGGGAAGAAATTCAATAGACTCCctttaagcaaaagaaagaaggaagctc atgagaaaatggagaaagtCCAAGGTGGACATGAGCATAGACAGAAAGACCAACGGAAGAAAATGGTTCAGGATCATTCTCACATCAGGAAccagcaaaaaagaaagcaaagtggTTTTG gGCAATGTCTGATCTGGGTCCAGTGTTCCTCCCCAAACTGTGAGAAATGGAGGAGGCTGCGTGGGAACATTGACCCCGCAGTTCTCCCAGATAATTGGTCCTGTGATCAGAATACAG ACTTGGAGTATAATAGCTGTGATATTCCTGAGGAGACCTGGACAGGACATGAGAGTGATATAGCCTATGCCTCCTACATCCCAGGATCCATCATCTGGGCCAAGCAATATGGTTATCCCTG gtggccaggcatggtagaaTCTGATCCTGACCTGggggaatattttctttttgcttcccaTCTTGATTCCCTGCCG TCTAAGTACCATGTGACATTTTTTGGAGAAACAGTTTCTCGTGCTTGGATCCCAGTCAACATGTTAAAGAACTTCCAGGAGCTGTCCCTGGAGCTAGCTGGAGTG AAAAAATGCAGGAACAAAGACTGCAGCCAGAAACTGGGGGCGGCCCTAATTATGGCTCAAGAGGCAGAACAGATCAGCATTCAG GAGCGGGTTAACTTGTTTGGTTTCCGGAGCCGATACAACGGGTCTGACAGTAGTGGGGAAGGAAAAG ACTTAATGCTTTCTGGAACTAATAGCCCAGATTCCTGcttggagaaagaagaggaggaggaagagtcagaggtagaagaagaggaggaggaagagaaaaaa GACCCAACTTTGTCTGGTCCCAAGTCAAtcaaaacacagacaaaaaaaccCAAGCCAAGAGGTA gtgggggtgatgcAGGCATGGCAAATGGACAAGGTGGGACCTTGAAACGGAAGACAGTGAAGAGATCTCTGGGCAGTGAATCCACAGCTCCTCCTGCATCCatcacaggaaagaaagaaggccaCGGGAATTCAGATTCTGACAAGCTAG GCcctaagaaaaaatttaaaactcctgAAATCAAGGCCTCAGCAACCAGCTTATCTGAGGAAATAGAAAGCAGAATGGTGCCACAGGGCCTGAGCCCCCCAGCTCGTGTCAGGGCCTGTGCCTCAGCCAGGAAGGAAGGGCCTAGATTCCAGGAATCACTGACTCAGGAGGTTGGAAGTGTCCCCCACGAAGATGAAGCCTCCAGTGACCTGGACCTGGAGCTACTCATGGAAGATATTGGAAAAGAGCgagagcagagaggagagccACAGCACAGAGACGACGAAGAGGAGTTCACTGTGGCCTTCTTTGAGGAATAG
- the ZCWPW1 gene encoding zinc finger CW-type PWWP domain protein 1 isoform X1, which yields MMTTLQNKEECGKRPKKIFAPPVQKLHSLILCSTNSPKEETLGISSPETETRPHLPKARLEKKEEKATTENGPSSGQKKKGKAQDNKQVEKKAKEKSSISNEEFEEIVQIVLRKSLQECLGMGSGFDFAETSCAQPIVCTQSDKEPAITASATDNDTADREKVMVPHTPEIPASQDNDVVSAISTSKLGQPDLAPSGKKFNRLPLSKRKKEAQDEKMEKVQGGHEHRQKDQRKKMVQDHSHIRNQQKRKQSGFGQCLIWVQCSSPNCEKWRRLRGNIDPAVLPDNWSCDQNTDLEYNSCDIPEETWTGHESDIAYASYIPGSIIWAKQYGYPWWPGMVESDPDLGEYFLFASHLDSLPSKYHVTFFGETVSRAWIPVNMLKNFQELSLELAGVKKCRNKDCSQKLGAALIMAQEAEQISIQERVNLFGFRSRYNGSDSSGEGKDLMLSGTNSPDSCLEKEEEEEESEVEEEEEEEKKDPTLSGPKSIKTQTKKPKPRGSGGDAGMANGQGGTLKRKTVKRSLGSESTAPPASITGKKEGHGNSDSDKLGPKKKFKTPEIKASATSLSEEIESRMVPQGLSPPARVRACASARKEGPRFQESLTQEVGSVPHEDEASSDLDLELLMEDIGKEREQRGEPQHRDDEEEFTVAFFEE from the exons atgatgacaacactgcagaATAAGGAAG AATGTGGAAAGAGACCAAAGAAAATCTTTGCTCCACCTGTACAAAAATTGCATAGCCTGATACTTTGTAGCACTAACTCACCCAAGGAGGAGACCCTGGGGATTAGTTCACCAGAGACAGAGACCAGGCCACACCTGCCAAAGGCTAGGttagagaagaaggaagagaaagcaacCACAGAGAATGGTCCAAGCAGTggccagaagaaaaaaggaaaggctcAAGACAACAAGCAAgtagagaagaaagcaaag GAAAAATCAAGTATTTCCAATGAGGAATTTGAGGAGATTGTCCAGATTGTGCTGCGGAAGTCCCTCCAGGAGTGCTTGG GGATGGGATCTGGCTTTGATTTTGCAGAGACTTCCTGTGCCCAGCCCATAGTATGTACCCAGTCAGACAAGGAGCCAGCCATCACTGCTTCTGCTACTGATAATGATACTGCTGATAG aGAGAAGGTAATGGTACCTCATACTCCAGAGATTCCAGCCTCTCAGGACAATGATGTTGTCTCTGCAATAAGCACATCTAAGTTAGGCCAGCCAGATCTTGCACCCTCTGGGAAGAAATTCAATAGACTCCctttaagcaaaagaaagaaggaagctc aagatgagaaaatggagaaagtCCAAGGTGGACATGAGCATAGACAGAAAGACCAACGGAAGAAAATGGTTCAGGATCATTCTCACATCAGGAAccagcaaaaaagaaagcaaagtggTTTTG gGCAATGTCTGATCTGGGTCCAGTGTTCCTCCCCAAACTGTGAGAAATGGAGGAGGCTGCGTGGGAACATTGACCCCGCAGTTCTCCCAGATAATTGGTCCTGTGATCAGAATACAG ACTTGGAGTATAATAGCTGTGATATTCCTGAGGAGACCTGGACAGGACATGAGAGTGATATAGCCTATGCCTCCTACATCCCAGGATCCATCATCTGGGCCAAGCAATATGGTTATCCCTG gtggccaggcatggtagaaTCTGATCCTGACCTGggggaatattttctttttgcttcccaTCTTGATTCCCTGCCG TCTAAGTACCATGTGACATTTTTTGGAGAAACAGTTTCTCGTGCTTGGATCCCAGTCAACATGTTAAAGAACTTCCAGGAGCTGTCCCTGGAGCTAGCTGGAGTG AAAAAATGCAGGAACAAAGACTGCAGCCAGAAACTGGGGGCGGCCCTAATTATGGCTCAAGAGGCAGAACAGATCAGCATTCAG GAGCGGGTTAACTTGTTTGGTTTCCGGAGCCGATACAACGGGTCTGACAGTAGTGGGGAAGGAAAAG ACTTAATGCTTTCTGGAACTAATAGCCCAGATTCCTGcttggagaaagaagaggaggaggaagagtcagaggtagaagaagaggaggaggaagagaaaaaa GACCCAACTTTGTCTGGTCCCAAGTCAAtcaaaacacagacaaaaaaaccCAAGCCAAGAGGTA gtgggggtgatgcAGGCATGGCAAATGGACAAGGTGGGACCTTGAAACGGAAGACAGTGAAGAGATCTCTGGGCAGTGAATCCACAGCTCCTCCTGCATCCatcacaggaaagaaagaaggccaCGGGAATTCAGATTCTGACAAGCTAG GCcctaagaaaaaatttaaaactcctgAAATCAAGGCCTCAGCAACCAGCTTATCTGAGGAAATAGAAAGCAGAATGGTGCCACAGGGCCTGAGCCCCCCAGCTCGTGTCAGGGCCTGTGCCTCAGCCAGGAAGGAAGGGCCTAGATTCCAGGAATCACTGACTCAGGAGGTTGGAAGTGTCCCCCACGAAGATGAAGCCTCCAGTGACCTGGACCTGGAGCTACTCATGGAAGATATTGGAAAAGAGCgagagcagagaggagagccACAGCACAGAGACGACGAAGAGGAGTTCACTGTGGCCTTCTTTGAGGAATAG
- the ZCWPW1 gene encoding zinc finger CW-type PWWP domain protein 1 isoform X4 has translation MMTTLQNKEECGKRPKKIFAPPVQKLHSLILCSTNSPKEETLGISSPETETRPHLPKARLEKKEEKATTENGPSSGQKKKGKAQDNKQVEKKAKEKSSISNEEFEEIVQIVLRKSLQECLGQCLIWVQCSSPNCEKWRRLRGNIDPAVLPDNWSCDQNTDLEYNSCDIPEETWTGHESDIAYASYIPGSIIWAKQYGYPWWPGMVESDPDLGEYFLFASHLDSLPSKYHVTFFGETVSRAWIPVNMLKNFQELSLELAGVKKCRNKDCSQKLGAALIMAQEAEQISIQERVNLFGFRSRYNGSDSSGEGKDLMLSGTNSPDSCLEKEEEEEESEVEEEEEEEKKDPTLSGPKSIKTQTKKPKPRGSGGDAGMANGQGGTLKRKTVKRSLGSESTAPPASITGKKEGHGNSDSDKLGPKKKFKTPEIKASATSLSEEIESRMVPQGLSPPARVRACASARKEGPRFQESLTQEVGSVPHEDEASSDLDLELLMEDIGKEREQRGEPQHRDDEEEFTVAFFEE, from the exons atgatgacaacactgcagaATAAGGAAG AATGTGGAAAGAGACCAAAGAAAATCTTTGCTCCACCTGTACAAAAATTGCATAGCCTGATACTTTGTAGCACTAACTCACCCAAGGAGGAGACCCTGGGGATTAGTTCACCAGAGACAGAGACCAGGCCACACCTGCCAAAGGCTAGGttagagaagaaggaagagaaagcaacCACAGAGAATGGTCCAAGCAGTggccagaagaaaaaaggaaaggctcAAGACAACAAGCAAgtagagaagaaagcaaag GAAAAATCAAGTATTTCCAATGAGGAATTTGAGGAGATTGTCCAGATTGTGCTGCGGAAGTCCCTCCAGGAGTGCTTGG gGCAATGTCTGATCTGGGTCCAGTGTTCCTCCCCAAACTGTGAGAAATGGAGGAGGCTGCGTGGGAACATTGACCCCGCAGTTCTCCCAGATAATTGGTCCTGTGATCAGAATACAG ACTTGGAGTATAATAGCTGTGATATTCCTGAGGAGACCTGGACAGGACATGAGAGTGATATAGCCTATGCCTCCTACATCCCAGGATCCATCATCTGGGCCAAGCAATATGGTTATCCCTG gtggccaggcatggtagaaTCTGATCCTGACCTGggggaatattttctttttgcttcccaTCTTGATTCCCTGCCG TCTAAGTACCATGTGACATTTTTTGGAGAAACAGTTTCTCGTGCTTGGATCCCAGTCAACATGTTAAAGAACTTCCAGGAGCTGTCCCTGGAGCTAGCTGGAGTG AAAAAATGCAGGAACAAAGACTGCAGCCAGAAACTGGGGGCGGCCCTAATTATGGCTCAAGAGGCAGAACAGATCAGCATTCAG GAGCGGGTTAACTTGTTTGGTTTCCGGAGCCGATACAACGGGTCTGACAGTAGTGGGGAAGGAAAAG ACTTAATGCTTTCTGGAACTAATAGCCCAGATTCCTGcttggagaaagaagaggaggaggaagagtcagaggtagaagaagaggaggaggaagagaaaaaa GACCCAACTTTGTCTGGTCCCAAGTCAAtcaaaacacagacaaaaaaaccCAAGCCAAGAGGTA gtgggggtgatgcAGGCATGGCAAATGGACAAGGTGGGACCTTGAAACGGAAGACAGTGAAGAGATCTCTGGGCAGTGAATCCACAGCTCCTCCTGCATCCatcacaggaaagaaagaaggccaCGGGAATTCAGATTCTGACAAGCTAG GCcctaagaaaaaatttaaaactcctgAAATCAAGGCCTCAGCAACCAGCTTATCTGAGGAAATAGAAAGCAGAATGGTGCCACAGGGCCTGAGCCCCCCAGCTCGTGTCAGGGCCTGTGCCTCAGCCAGGAAGGAAGGGCCTAGATTCCAGGAATCACTGACTCAGGAGGTTGGAAGTGTCCCCCACGAAGATGAAGCCTCCAGTGACCTGGACCTGGAGCTACTCATGGAAGATATTGGAAAAGAGCgagagcagagaggagagccACAGCACAGAGACGACGAAGAGGAGTTCACTGTGGCCTTCTTTGAGGAATAG